The Megalobrama amblycephala isolate DHTTF-2021 linkage group LG20, ASM1881202v1, whole genome shotgun sequence genome includes a window with the following:
- the LOC125255514 gene encoding uncharacterized protein LOC125255514 isoform X1 — MVFTGFKSVVWSLLTVISLSLCIISTTAAESRSAVSLVLDCELDNDMYICTGAQYRMYCNSRMHHFSYQRYQNQNQYQCMSNNCICVGNKDTCTCYKNTSSCFCENFRNNITIPTVVSPVYDCGLYNDTYICTGAQYNMYCNTSVHDFHYSKNHYHCLNNNCSCIGNKDNCTCSSNTSSCFCETNSKSIPAAVSPVYDCGLYKDTYICTGAQHRMYCNTRLHSFYYQRYRNPNQHLYQCWSNNCNCVGYKDTCTCSSSTLSSCFCETYGNNITVPTAASPVTDPDCVLQNNMYICTGAQYRMYCNTQMHDFSYQNYQFQHQYQCVNNNCDCVGNKDTCTCSSSTLSSCFCETYGNTIALTTAVTPVYGCVLYNDTSYICTGAQYHMYCNTSVHDFHYDTYHDHCFNNNCNCIGNKDTCTCYYNMSSSCFCANYNNSISIPAAVSPVYDCGIYNDTYICTGAQHRMYCNTRMHYFYYLKYQYQDQYACVSNDCICVGHKDTCTCSSSTLSSCFCETYGNIVALNRAVAPAYGCVLYNNTYICTGAQYHMYCNTRMHNFYYLKYQYQDYYLCMSDDCTCVGHKDTCTCSSSTLSSCFCETYNNSITIPTAVSPLRLSQCVFFNDKYICTGAQYRMHCKTSVHDFYYLYQNQNQYQYQCWNNNCNCVGNKDTCTCSSSTLSSCFCETYGNTIALITSVSPVYGCVLYNNTSYICTGAQYHMYCNTSVHDFHYDTYHYHCLNNNCNCIGYKDTCTCSRSTLSSCFCETYGNIVALNRAVAPAYGCVLYNDTYICTGAQYRMYCNTRMHDFYYWKYQYQNQFQYECWSNNCACVGHKDTCTCSSSTLSSCFCETYNNSITIPTAVSPLRVSQCVLFNDTYICTGAQYRIHCNTSTHDFYYWRYRYQDQYLCMSNDCFCVGNKDTCTCHYSTLSSCFCETYGNTIALTTAVTPVYDCGLYNDTSYICTGALYNMYCNTSVHDFHYNKNHYHCLNNNCDCIGNKDTCTCYYNMSSSCFCTNYNSITIPAAVSPVYDCGLYNDTYICTGAQYRMYCNTRMHYFNYQRYSYPNQYQYECWNYNCDCVGNKDTCTCSSSTLSSCFCETYSNITALNRKVAPAYGCVLYNDTYICTGAQYHMYCNTRMHDFYYWRYQYQNQDQDQYLCISTGCICVGDKDTCTCYSSTLSSCFCETYNNSITIPTSVSSLRLSKCVFFNNMYICTGAQYRMHCNTSVHYFNYRRYQNQNQYGYQCWSDNCACIGNNDTCTCYSSTASSCFCEYNISSPTTLSPTTTGLDNMLDQCRSQNSGGCFQNLLDQIENITNQELPLDTVTEFLTMAINTSEKILESSSSVSPAELASYGNRVLKTSEKLISTLVKPTDTSANVSFTLPTVEGQVFMVGPHVTLDKIPRLDTTSSSVDIDLIGIAKNNNEGSAAVAFLSYNTMENLLKPDFFNTSNDTVKTMMSTVISVTLPKTTNTKLTKPVNFTLKHIRDSNPSGSLSCVYWNTSEWIVDGCSVLETNSNYTVCSCVHLSTFTLVQTSSSSQSNPPLDLLTWVSVILGLLFLSVGLLIFALCQWTRMSDWICGHSRCVRLVPEGYVRELSGSSTRSASDVFAVDSKPTTSKVSQEKRCDITLSLEHVNQNTNKSA, encoded by the exons ATGGTGTTCACTGGTTTTAAAA GTGTTGTATGGTCACTGCTGACTGTCATCTCTTTAAGCCTCT GTATAATATCCACCACTGCCGCTGAATCAAGATCAGCAGTCAGTTTAGTTTTGGACTGTGAGCTTGATAATGACATGTACATCTGCACCGGTGCTCAGTACCGCATGTACTGCAACTCAAGAATGCATCATTTCTCCTACCAGAGATACCAAAACCAGAACCAATACCAGTGCATGAGTAATAACTGTATCTGTGTTGGTAATAAGGACACCTGTACATGCTACAAAAATACTTCATCCTGCTTCTGTGAGAATTTTCGCAATAACATCACTATCCCTACAGTAGTTAGTCCAGTCTATGACTGTGGGCTTTATAACGACACGTACATCTGCACTGGTGCTCAGTACAACATGTACTGCAACACAAGTGTGCATGACTTCCATTACAGTAAAAACCATTACCATTGTTTAAATAATAACTGTAGCTGCATTGGTAATAAGGACAACTGTACCTGCTCTAGTAACACTTCCTCCTGCTTCTGTGAGACTAACAGCAAAAGCATCCCTGCAGCAGTGAGTCCAGTCTATGACTGTGGGCTTTATAAAGACACGTACATCTGCACTGGTGCTCAGCACCGCATGTACTGCAACACAAGATTGCATAGTTTCTATTACCAGAGATATAGAAACCCAAACCAACACCTGTACCAATGCTGGAGTAATAACTGTAACTGTGTTGGTTATAAGGACACCTGTACATGCTCTAGTAGCACTTTGTCCTCCTGCTTCTGTGAAACTTATGGTAATAACATCACTGTCCCAACAGCAGCTAGTCCAGTCACAGACCCTGACTGTGTGCTACAAAACAACATGTACATCTGCACTGGTGCTCAGTACCGCATGTACTGCAACACACAAATGCATGATTTTTCCTACCAAAATTATCAGTTCCAGCACCAGTACCAATGTGTGAACAATAACTGTGACTGTGTTGGTAATAAGGACACCTGCACATGCTCTAGTAGCACTTTGTCCTCCTGCTTCTGTGAGACTTACGGCAATACCATTGCTCTCACGACAGCAGTTACTCCAGTCTATGGCTGTGTGCTTTATAACGACACATCCTACATCTGCACTGGTGCTCAGTACCACATGTACTGCAACACAAGTGTGCATGACTTCCATTACGATACATACCATGACCACTGTTTTAATAATAACTGTAACTGCATTGGTAATAAGGACACCTGTACGTGCTACTATAATATGTCATCCTCCTGCTTCTGTGCTAATTACAACAATAGCATCTCTATCCCTGCAGCAGTGAGTCCAGTCTATGACTGTGGGATTTATAACGACACATACATCTGCACTGGTGCTCAGCACCGCATGTACTGCAACACAAGAATGCATTATTTCTACTACCTGAAATATCAGTACCAAGACCAATACGCATGTGTGAGTAATGACTGCATCTGTGTTGGCCATAAGGACACCTGTACATGCTCTAGTAGCACTTTGTCATCCTGCTTCTGTGAGACTTACGGTAATATCGTTGCTCTCAATAGAGCAGTTGCTCCAGCTTATGGCTGTGTGCTTTATAACAACACGTACATCTGCACTGGTGCTCAGTACCACATGTACTGCAACACAAGAATGCATAATTTCTACTACCTGAAATATCAGTACCAAGACTATTACCTGTGCATGAGTGATGACTGCACCTGTGTTGGTCATAAGGACACCTGTACATGCTCTAGTAGCACTTTGTCCTCCTGCTTCTGTGAGACGTACAACAATAGCATCACTATCCCTACAGCAGTTAGTCCATTGAGACTCTCTCAATGTGtgttttttaatgacaagtACATCTGCACTGGTGCTCAGTACCGCATGCACTGCAAGACAAGTGTGCATGATTTTTACTACCTTTATCAAAATCAAAACCAATACCAGTACCAATGCTGGAATAATAACTGTAACTGTGTTGGTAATAAGGACACCTGTACATGCTCTAGTAGCACTTTGTCCTCCTGCTTCTGTGAGACTTACGGCAATACCATTGCTCTCATTACATCAGTTAGTCCAGTCTATGGCTGTGTGCTTTATAACAACACATCCTACATCTGCACTGGTGCTCAGTACCACATGTACTGCAACACAAGTGTGCATGACTTCCATTACGATACATACCATTACCATTGTTTAAATAATAACTGTAACTGCATTGGTTATAAGGACACCTGTACATGCTCTCGCAGCACTTTGTCCTCCTGCTTCTGTGAGACTTACGGTAATATCGTTGCTCTCAATAGAGCAGTTGCTCCAGCTTATGGCTGTGTGCTTTATAATGACACGTACATCTGCACTGGTGCTCAGTACCGCATGTACTGCAATACAAGAATGCATGATTTCTACTACTGGAAGTATCAGTACCAAAACCAATTCCAGTATGAATGCTGGAGTAATAACTGTGCCTGTGTTGGTCATAAGGACACCTGTACATGCTCTAGTAGCACTTTGTCTTCCTGCTTCTGTGAGACCTACAACAATAGCATCACTATCCCTACAGCAGTTAGTCCATTGAGAGTTTCTCAATGTGTGCTTTTTAATGATACATATATTTGTACTGGTGCTCAGTACCGCATACACTGCAACACAAGCACGCACGATTTCTACTACTGGAGATATAGATACCAAGACCAATACCTGTGCATGAGTAATGACTGCTTCTGTGTTGGTAATAAGGACACCTGTACATGCCACTATAGCACTCTGTCCTCCTGCTTCTGTGAGACTTATGGCAATACCATTGCTCTCACGACAGCAGTTACTCCAGTCTATGACTGTGGGCTTTATAACGACACATCCTACATCTGCACTGGTGCTCTGTACAACATGTACTGCAACACAAGTGTGCATGACTTCCATtacaataaaaaccattaccATTGTTTAAATAATAACTGTGACTGCATTGGTAATAAGGACACCTGTACGTGCTACTATAATATGTCATCCTCCTGCTTTTGTACAAATTACAATAGCATCACTATCCCTGCAGCAGTGAGTCCAGTCTATGACTGTGGGCTTTATAACGACACATACATCTGCACTGGTGCTCAGTACCGCATGTACTGCAACACaagaatgcattattttaactACCAGAGATATAGTTACCCAAACCAATACCAGTACGAATGCTGGAATTATAACTGTGACTGTGTTGGTAATAAGGACACCTGTACATGCTCTAGTAGCACTCTGTCCTCCTGCTTCTGTGAAACTTACAGCAATATCACTGCTCTCAATAGAAAAGTTGCTCCAGCTTATGGCTGTGTGCTTTATAATGACACGTACATCTGCACTGGTGCTCAATATCACATGTACTGCAATACAAGAATGCATGATTTCTACTACTGGAGATATCAGTACCAAAACCAAGACCAAGACCAATACCTGTGCATTAGTACTGGCTGTATCTGTGTTGGTGATAAGGACACCTGTACATGTTACAGTAGCACTTTGTCTTCCTGTTTCTGTGAGACGTACAACAATAGCATCACTATCCCTACTTCAGTTAGTTCATTGAGGCTCtctaaatgtgtgttttttaataacatgtACATCTGCACTGGTGCTCAGTACCGCATGCACTGCAACACAAGTGTGCATTATTTTAACTACCGGAGATATCAGAACCAAAACCAGTATGGATACCAATGCTGGAGTGATAACTGTGCCTGCATTGGCAATAATGACACCTGTACATGCTATAGTAGTACCGCCTCCTCCTGCTTCTGCGAGTATAATATCTCCAGCCCAACCACACTCAGTCCAACTACTACAG GTCTGGATAACATGCTGGATCAGTGCAGG AGTCAGAACTCTGGAGGATGTTTTCAAAACCTTCTTGACCAGATAGAGAACATTACAAATCAAGAGCTTCCTTTGGat ACTGTGACCGAATTTCTGACTATGGCCATCAACACTTCAGAGAAGATTTTAGAGTCATCCTCATCAGTCAGCCCAGCTGAACTAGCCTCCTACGGAAACCGCGTGTTAAAAACTAGCGAGAAACTCATATCTACGTTGGTGAAGCCAACAGACACGAGTGCCAATGTCAGTTTTACTCTTCCCACTGTAG AGGGACAAGTCTTCATGGTTGGACCACACGTCACCTTAGATAAAATCCCTCGACTTGACACGACGAGTTCTTCTGTGGACATCGATCTCATTGGGATTGCCAAGAACAACAACGAAG GATCAGCTGCTGTGGCTTTCTTGAGTTATAACACAATGGAGAATCTACTGAAGCCCGACTTCTTCAACACATCAAATGATACGGTTAAAACCATGATGTCCACCGTGATCTCAGTTACTCTTCCCAAAACCACCAACACTAAACTAACCAAACCAGTCAACTTCACCCTCAAACACATCAGA GACTCCAACCCCAGCGGTTCTCTGTCCTGTGTGTACTGGAACACCAGCGAGTGGATTGTAGATGGTTGTTCTGTTTTAGAGACCAACAGCAACTACACTGTGTGTTCCTGTGTTCATCTGTCGACATTCACTCTTGTGCAAACCAGCAGTTCATCACAG AGCAATCCACCGTTGGACCTGTTGACCTGGGTGTCTGTGATCTTGGGGCTGCTGTTCTTGAGTGTGGGCCTGTTGATCTTTGCCCTTTGTCAGTGGACTCGCATGTCTGATTGGATATGTGGTCACTCTCGTTGTGTCCGGCTGGTTCCTGAAGGCTATGTCAGGGAACT GTCTGGCAGCAGTACAAGAAGTGCTTCAGATGTCTTCGCTGTGGACTCAAAGCCAACAACATCGAAAGTGTCCCAAGAAAAACGCTGCGACATCACGTTATCCCTAGAACACGTGAACCAAAATACCAACAAGAGTGCATAA
- the LOC125255514 gene encoding uncharacterized protein LOC125255514 isoform X2: MVFTGFKSIISTTAAESRSAVSLVLDCELDNDMYICTGAQYRMYCNSRMHHFSYQRYQNQNQYQCMSNNCICVGNKDTCTCYKNTSSCFCENFRNNITIPTVVSPVYDCGLYNDTYICTGAQYNMYCNTSVHDFHYSKNHYHCLNNNCSCIGNKDNCTCSSNTSSCFCETNSKSIPAAVSPVYDCGLYKDTYICTGAQHRMYCNTRLHSFYYQRYRNPNQHLYQCWSNNCNCVGYKDTCTCSSSTLSSCFCETYGNNITVPTAASPVTDPDCVLQNNMYICTGAQYRMYCNTQMHDFSYQNYQFQHQYQCVNNNCDCVGNKDTCTCSSSTLSSCFCETYGNTIALTTAVTPVYGCVLYNDTSYICTGAQYHMYCNTSVHDFHYDTYHDHCFNNNCNCIGNKDTCTCYYNMSSSCFCANYNNSISIPAAVSPVYDCGIYNDTYICTGAQHRMYCNTRMHYFYYLKYQYQDQYACVSNDCICVGHKDTCTCSSSTLSSCFCETYGNIVALNRAVAPAYGCVLYNNTYICTGAQYHMYCNTRMHNFYYLKYQYQDYYLCMSDDCTCVGHKDTCTCSSSTLSSCFCETYNNSITIPTAVSPLRLSQCVFFNDKYICTGAQYRMHCKTSVHDFYYLYQNQNQYQYQCWNNNCNCVGNKDTCTCSSSTLSSCFCETYGNTIALITSVSPVYGCVLYNNTSYICTGAQYHMYCNTSVHDFHYDTYHYHCLNNNCNCIGYKDTCTCSRSTLSSCFCETYGNIVALNRAVAPAYGCVLYNDTYICTGAQYRMYCNTRMHDFYYWKYQYQNQFQYECWSNNCACVGHKDTCTCSSSTLSSCFCETYNNSITIPTAVSPLRVSQCVLFNDTYICTGAQYRIHCNTSTHDFYYWRYRYQDQYLCMSNDCFCVGNKDTCTCHYSTLSSCFCETYGNTIALTTAVTPVYDCGLYNDTSYICTGALYNMYCNTSVHDFHYNKNHYHCLNNNCDCIGNKDTCTCYYNMSSSCFCTNYNSITIPAAVSPVYDCGLYNDTYICTGAQYRMYCNTRMHYFNYQRYSYPNQYQYECWNYNCDCVGNKDTCTCSSSTLSSCFCETYSNITALNRKVAPAYGCVLYNDTYICTGAQYHMYCNTRMHDFYYWRYQYQNQDQDQYLCISTGCICVGDKDTCTCYSSTLSSCFCETYNNSITIPTSVSSLRLSKCVFFNNMYICTGAQYRMHCNTSVHYFNYRRYQNQNQYGYQCWSDNCACIGNNDTCTCYSSTASSCFCEYNISSPTTLSPTTTGLDNMLDQCRSQNSGGCFQNLLDQIENITNQELPLDTVTEFLTMAINTSEKILESSSSVSPAELASYGNRVLKTSEKLISTLVKPTDTSANVSFTLPTVEGQVFMVGPHVTLDKIPRLDTTSSSVDIDLIGIAKNNNEGSAAVAFLSYNTMENLLKPDFFNTSNDTVKTMMSTVISVTLPKTTNTKLTKPVNFTLKHIRDSNPSGSLSCVYWNTSEWIVDGCSVLETNSNYTVCSCVHLSTFTLVQTSSSSQSNPPLDLLTWVSVILGLLFLSVGLLIFALCQWTRMSDWICGHSRCVRLVPEGYVRELSGSSTRSASDVFAVDSKPTTSKVSQEKRCDITLSLEHVNQNTNKSA; encoded by the exons ATGGTGTTCACTGGTTTTAAAA GTATAATATCCACCACTGCCGCTGAATCAAGATCAGCAGTCAGTTTAGTTTTGGACTGTGAGCTTGATAATGACATGTACATCTGCACCGGTGCTCAGTACCGCATGTACTGCAACTCAAGAATGCATCATTTCTCCTACCAGAGATACCAAAACCAGAACCAATACCAGTGCATGAGTAATAACTGTATCTGTGTTGGTAATAAGGACACCTGTACATGCTACAAAAATACTTCATCCTGCTTCTGTGAGAATTTTCGCAATAACATCACTATCCCTACAGTAGTTAGTCCAGTCTATGACTGTGGGCTTTATAACGACACGTACATCTGCACTGGTGCTCAGTACAACATGTACTGCAACACAAGTGTGCATGACTTCCATTACAGTAAAAACCATTACCATTGTTTAAATAATAACTGTAGCTGCATTGGTAATAAGGACAACTGTACCTGCTCTAGTAACACTTCCTCCTGCTTCTGTGAGACTAACAGCAAAAGCATCCCTGCAGCAGTGAGTCCAGTCTATGACTGTGGGCTTTATAAAGACACGTACATCTGCACTGGTGCTCAGCACCGCATGTACTGCAACACAAGATTGCATAGTTTCTATTACCAGAGATATAGAAACCCAAACCAACACCTGTACCAATGCTGGAGTAATAACTGTAACTGTGTTGGTTATAAGGACACCTGTACATGCTCTAGTAGCACTTTGTCCTCCTGCTTCTGTGAAACTTATGGTAATAACATCACTGTCCCAACAGCAGCTAGTCCAGTCACAGACCCTGACTGTGTGCTACAAAACAACATGTACATCTGCACTGGTGCTCAGTACCGCATGTACTGCAACACACAAATGCATGATTTTTCCTACCAAAATTATCAGTTCCAGCACCAGTACCAATGTGTGAACAATAACTGTGACTGTGTTGGTAATAAGGACACCTGCACATGCTCTAGTAGCACTTTGTCCTCCTGCTTCTGTGAGACTTACGGCAATACCATTGCTCTCACGACAGCAGTTACTCCAGTCTATGGCTGTGTGCTTTATAACGACACATCCTACATCTGCACTGGTGCTCAGTACCACATGTACTGCAACACAAGTGTGCATGACTTCCATTACGATACATACCATGACCACTGTTTTAATAATAACTGTAACTGCATTGGTAATAAGGACACCTGTACGTGCTACTATAATATGTCATCCTCCTGCTTCTGTGCTAATTACAACAATAGCATCTCTATCCCTGCAGCAGTGAGTCCAGTCTATGACTGTGGGATTTATAACGACACATACATCTGCACTGGTGCTCAGCACCGCATGTACTGCAACACAAGAATGCATTATTTCTACTACCTGAAATATCAGTACCAAGACCAATACGCATGTGTGAGTAATGACTGCATCTGTGTTGGCCATAAGGACACCTGTACATGCTCTAGTAGCACTTTGTCATCCTGCTTCTGTGAGACTTACGGTAATATCGTTGCTCTCAATAGAGCAGTTGCTCCAGCTTATGGCTGTGTGCTTTATAACAACACGTACATCTGCACTGGTGCTCAGTACCACATGTACTGCAACACAAGAATGCATAATTTCTACTACCTGAAATATCAGTACCAAGACTATTACCTGTGCATGAGTGATGACTGCACCTGTGTTGGTCATAAGGACACCTGTACATGCTCTAGTAGCACTTTGTCCTCCTGCTTCTGTGAGACGTACAACAATAGCATCACTATCCCTACAGCAGTTAGTCCATTGAGACTCTCTCAATGTGtgttttttaatgacaagtACATCTGCACTGGTGCTCAGTACCGCATGCACTGCAAGACAAGTGTGCATGATTTTTACTACCTTTATCAAAATCAAAACCAATACCAGTACCAATGCTGGAATAATAACTGTAACTGTGTTGGTAATAAGGACACCTGTACATGCTCTAGTAGCACTTTGTCCTCCTGCTTCTGTGAGACTTACGGCAATACCATTGCTCTCATTACATCAGTTAGTCCAGTCTATGGCTGTGTGCTTTATAACAACACATCCTACATCTGCACTGGTGCTCAGTACCACATGTACTGCAACACAAGTGTGCATGACTTCCATTACGATACATACCATTACCATTGTTTAAATAATAACTGTAACTGCATTGGTTATAAGGACACCTGTACATGCTCTCGCAGCACTTTGTCCTCCTGCTTCTGTGAGACTTACGGTAATATCGTTGCTCTCAATAGAGCAGTTGCTCCAGCTTATGGCTGTGTGCTTTATAATGACACGTACATCTGCACTGGTGCTCAGTACCGCATGTACTGCAATACAAGAATGCATGATTTCTACTACTGGAAGTATCAGTACCAAAACCAATTCCAGTATGAATGCTGGAGTAATAACTGTGCCTGTGTTGGTCATAAGGACACCTGTACATGCTCTAGTAGCACTTTGTCTTCCTGCTTCTGTGAGACCTACAACAATAGCATCACTATCCCTACAGCAGTTAGTCCATTGAGAGTTTCTCAATGTGTGCTTTTTAATGATACATATATTTGTACTGGTGCTCAGTACCGCATACACTGCAACACAAGCACGCACGATTTCTACTACTGGAGATATAGATACCAAGACCAATACCTGTGCATGAGTAATGACTGCTTCTGTGTTGGTAATAAGGACACCTGTACATGCCACTATAGCACTCTGTCCTCCTGCTTCTGTGAGACTTATGGCAATACCATTGCTCTCACGACAGCAGTTACTCCAGTCTATGACTGTGGGCTTTATAACGACACATCCTACATCTGCACTGGTGCTCTGTACAACATGTACTGCAACACAAGTGTGCATGACTTCCATtacaataaaaaccattaccATTGTTTAAATAATAACTGTGACTGCATTGGTAATAAGGACACCTGTACGTGCTACTATAATATGTCATCCTCCTGCTTTTGTACAAATTACAATAGCATCACTATCCCTGCAGCAGTGAGTCCAGTCTATGACTGTGGGCTTTATAACGACACATACATCTGCACTGGTGCTCAGTACCGCATGTACTGCAACACaagaatgcattattttaactACCAGAGATATAGTTACCCAAACCAATACCAGTACGAATGCTGGAATTATAACTGTGACTGTGTTGGTAATAAGGACACCTGTACATGCTCTAGTAGCACTCTGTCCTCCTGCTTCTGTGAAACTTACAGCAATATCACTGCTCTCAATAGAAAAGTTGCTCCAGCTTATGGCTGTGTGCTTTATAATGACACGTACATCTGCACTGGTGCTCAATATCACATGTACTGCAATACAAGAATGCATGATTTCTACTACTGGAGATATCAGTACCAAAACCAAGACCAAGACCAATACCTGTGCATTAGTACTGGCTGTATCTGTGTTGGTGATAAGGACACCTGTACATGTTACAGTAGCACTTTGTCTTCCTGTTTCTGTGAGACGTACAACAATAGCATCACTATCCCTACTTCAGTTAGTTCATTGAGGCTCtctaaatgtgtgttttttaataacatgtACATCTGCACTGGTGCTCAGTACCGCATGCACTGCAACACAAGTGTGCATTATTTTAACTACCGGAGATATCAGAACCAAAACCAGTATGGATACCAATGCTGGAGTGATAACTGTGCCTGCATTGGCAATAATGACACCTGTACATGCTATAGTAGTACCGCCTCCTCCTGCTTCTGCGAGTATAATATCTCCAGCCCAACCACACTCAGTCCAACTACTACAG GTCTGGATAACATGCTGGATCAGTGCAGG AGTCAGAACTCTGGAGGATGTTTTCAAAACCTTCTTGACCAGATAGAGAACATTACAAATCAAGAGCTTCCTTTGGat ACTGTGACCGAATTTCTGACTATGGCCATCAACACTTCAGAGAAGATTTTAGAGTCATCCTCATCAGTCAGCCCAGCTGAACTAGCCTCCTACGGAAACCGCGTGTTAAAAACTAGCGAGAAACTCATATCTACGTTGGTGAAGCCAACAGACACGAGTGCCAATGTCAGTTTTACTCTTCCCACTGTAG AGGGACAAGTCTTCATGGTTGGACCACACGTCACCTTAGATAAAATCCCTCGACTTGACACGACGAGTTCTTCTGTGGACATCGATCTCATTGGGATTGCCAAGAACAACAACGAAG GATCAGCTGCTGTGGCTTTCTTGAGTTATAACACAATGGAGAATCTACTGAAGCCCGACTTCTTCAACACATCAAATGATACGGTTAAAACCATGATGTCCACCGTGATCTCAGTTACTCTTCCCAAAACCACCAACACTAAACTAACCAAACCAGTCAACTTCACCCTCAAACACATCAGA GACTCCAACCCCAGCGGTTCTCTGTCCTGTGTGTACTGGAACACCAGCGAGTGGATTGTAGATGGTTGTTCTGTTTTAGAGACCAACAGCAACTACACTGTGTGTTCCTGTGTTCATCTGTCGACATTCACTCTTGTGCAAACCAGCAGTTCATCACAG AGCAATCCACCGTTGGACCTGTTGACCTGGGTGTCTGTGATCTTGGGGCTGCTGTTCTTGAGTGTGGGCCTGTTGATCTTTGCCCTTTGTCAGTGGACTCGCATGTCTGATTGGATATGTGGTCACTCTCGTTGTGTCCGGCTGGTTCCTGAAGGCTATGTCAGGGAACT GTCTGGCAGCAGTACAAGAAGTGCTTCAGATGTCTTCGCTGTGGACTCAAAGCCAACAACATCGAAAGTGTCCCAAGAAAAACGCTGCGACATCACGTTATCCCTAGAACACGTGAACCAAAATACCAACAAGAGTGCATAA